The Blattabacterium sp. DPU genome includes a window with the following:
- a CDS encoding HD family phosphohydrolase, translating to MANYFKFYNRNIAYKILALIIAILLLTFSFPKKDILKYEFSEGKIWSYGDLFSPFNFLVPKTSQDINLEIQNLKNNQETFCIKNEKIAKNIKKKIKKISFLRKNKHYYKIVKRIVNTIYKYGYIENYNNFTKKNKNHIIFFKKGNKWIPILYKNVFNHNKVSNIIRNNFRKKSFCVKILTKIIVPNLFYSQYYTNLFLTSKIQSIKIIKYSFAKGDNIIRNHEIINNTKFKILSYFKKEYEDKIWNKKKYYCLIIGYFLMISMIFTLFIVYIFHFEYKVFQNNRKINFLIINMLLISLITILILKYHSKILYIIPFCILPISIRAFFSFNLSIFIHLITILLLSLITPNNFEFIFIQFIAGFLVMLTKKNIYKMENLFIAAAKITVTYIITFSLLTLIREGSLNKISLYTFSLFFFSGILTLFVHPLTFLFEKLLNLTSDISLLELSDTNTPILRLLSKKAPGTLQHVLTVANIAEEAAVAIGANSLLVKIGAIYHDIGKIKNSIFFTENQHNIINPHEKLSPKESAKIILEHVSIGIELAKKYHLPDPVTDFIRTHHGNSIVYYFYEKQKEKYPNLKIDKKQFQYSGPKPFSKETAIVMIADSVEAASKSIKNPSTHDLENLVENIIKKQKIENQFSNADITLKEIEKVKQVLKKKLKNIYHTRIVYPNS from the coding sequence ATGGCTAATTACTTCAAGTTTTATAATAGAAATATTGCATATAAAATTTTAGCTTTAATTATTGCAATCTTATTATTGACATTTTCTTTCCCAAAAAAAGATATTTTAAAATATGAATTTTCAGAAGGAAAAATTTGGTCTTATGGAGATTTATTTTCTCCATTCAATTTTTTAGTTCCTAAAACAAGTCAAGATATTAATTTGGAAATTCAAAATTTAAAAAATAATCAAGAAACATTTTGTATTAAAAATGAAAAAATAGCAAAAAATATAAAAAAAAAGATAAAAAAAATTTCATTTTTACGAAAAAACAAGCATTATTACAAAATTGTAAAGAGAATAGTTAATACTATATACAAATATGGATATATAGAAAACTATAATAATTTTACGAAAAAAAATAAAAATCACATAATTTTTTTTAAAAAAGGGAATAAATGGATTCCTATTTTATATAAAAATGTTTTCAATCATAATAAGGTTTCTAATATTATTAGAAATAATTTTAGAAAAAAAAGTTTTTGTGTTAAAATTTTAACAAAAATTATTGTTCCCAATTTATTTTACAGTCAATATTATACCAATCTTTTTTTAACAAGTAAAATACAATCTATAAAAATCATTAAATATTCTTTTGCAAAAGGAGATAATATTATCAGAAATCATGAAATTATTAATAATACAAAATTTAAAATTTTGTCCTATTTTAAAAAAGAATATGAAGATAAAATATGGAATAAAAAAAAATATTATTGTCTTATTATAGGATACTTTTTAATGATAAGTATGATATTTACTTTATTTATCGTATATATTTTTCACTTCGAATACAAAGTTTTTCAAAATAATAGAAAAATTAATTTTTTGATTATAAATATGTTATTAATATCATTAATTACTATTTTAATTTTAAAATATCATTCTAAAATATTATACATAATTCCTTTTTGTATACTACCCATAAGTATACGTGCTTTTTTCAGTTTCAATTTAAGTATTTTTATTCATTTGATAACAATTTTATTGTTGTCTTTAATTACTCCAAACAATTTTGAATTCATTTTTATTCAATTTATTGCAGGTTTTTTAGTCATGTTGACAAAAAAAAATATTTACAAAATGGAAAATCTTTTTATTGCTGCTGCAAAAATAACCGTTACTTATATTATTACTTTTAGTTTACTCACTTTAATACGTGAAGGATCTTTGAATAAAATTTCTTTATATACTTTTTCTTTATTTTTTTTTAGTGGAATTTTAACTTTATTTGTTCACCCTTTAACATTTCTTTTTGAAAAATTGTTAAATTTAACTTCTGATATTTCTTTATTAGAACTATCTGATACCAATACTCCTATATTAAGATTATTATCTAAAAAAGCACCAGGAACTTTACAACATGTTTTAACTGTAGCAAATATTGCAGAAGAAGCAGCCGTTGCAATTGGAGCTAATTCTTTGTTAGTAAAAATAGGGGCAATTTATCATGATATAGGAAAAATTAAAAATTCTATATTTTTTACTGAAAATCAACATAATATAATAAATCCTCACGAAAAATTAAGTCCAAAAGAAAGTGCTAAAATTATTTTAGAACATGTGTCAATTGGAATTGAACTTGCCAAAAAATATCATTTACCTGATCCTGTTACTGATTTTATACGTACTCATCATGGAAATAGTATTGTTTATTATTTTTATGAAAAACAAAAAGAAAAATATCCAAATCTAAAAATAGATAAAAAACAATTTCAATATTCTGGACCTAAGCCTTTTTCCAAAGAAACCGCTATTGTAATGATAGCTGATTCTGTAGAAGCGGCTTCAAAAAGCATCAAAAATCCATCTACTCATGATCTGGAAAATTTGGTAGAAAATATAATAAAAAAACAAAAAATAGAAAATCAATTTTCCAATGCAGATATTACTTTAAAAGAAATAGAAAAAGTAAAACAAGTTTTGAAAAAAAAATTAAAGAATATTTATCATACTAGAATAGTATATCCAAATTCCTAA
- a CDS encoding Lrp/AsnC family transcriptional regulator, protein MILRYNTDEIDNTIVRKLNINARTPYTEISKQISKEIKPLSVGTVHVRVKKLEDAGIIKGSTLIIGYESLGFHLIAFVGILSDSRESKLVKEELKKIPNVVQLYITSGKYNLFCRIIARDPSDARDVISKIGEIKGVLRTESTICLEESINDENRLLSNILQKNQTSSYNKKKI, encoded by the coding sequence ATGATTCTAAGATACAATACAGACGAAATAGACAATACTATTGTCAGAAAATTAAACATAAATGCGAGGACGCCTTATACTGAAATAAGCAAACAAATTAGTAAAGAAATAAAACCATTATCTGTTGGAACAGTTCATGTTCGAGTTAAAAAATTGGAAGATGCAGGAATTATCAAGGGAAGTACTTTAATTATAGGATATGAATCTTTAGGCTTCCATTTAATCGCTTTTGTAGGAATCCTGTCGGATTCTCGTGAATCTAAATTAGTAAAAGAAGAATTAAAAAAAATACCGAATGTAGTACAATTATATATTACTTCAGGTAAGTATAATCTATTTTGTAGAATTATCGCAAGAGATCCTTCAGATGCAAGAGATGTGATTTCTAAAATAGGAGAAATAAAAGGAGTACTTAGAACCGAATCGACTATTTGTTTAGAAGAAAGCATAAATGATGAAAATAGATTATTATCCAATATATTACAAAAAAATCAAACATCATCTTATAATAAAAAAAAAATATGA
- a CDS encoding lytic transglycosylase domain-containing protein has product MFILKSLIIQSVSKPFLEQKNIINFHKNICNPKLDLNNIYIEKLWKKMLGGKKKSLSGSGKKLSHTHNHNNKKNIIININPEELKLRLNFLNQKSQIKILKYNSIVHASVESYLRMGKYIGKIISLSNFYFPMFEEKLDNYRLPKELKYLAIIESNLNPVITSKAGAQGIWQFMPETGKIYNLNINNIYDERNDPIRSTEAACRYLKFLYKKIGNWELVLAAYNAGPGTVDKILQRHKNKKDFWKLWEFFPKETQNYIPKFIAINYVMNYYKEHNISIHYPYPYKYKYKETILIPIKEKISLKFFAHKANIAYQDLIFLNPKYLVDLIPPGNKLRIPKNKIFLFKNKEGFFLKNIEINFTDRVL; this is encoded by the coding sequence ATGTTCATATTAAAAAGTTTGATTATTCAATCTGTATCAAAACCATTTTTAGAACAAAAAAATATAATAAACTTTCATAAAAACATTTGTAATCCAAAATTGGATTTAAATAATATATATATAGAAAAATTATGGAAAAAAATGTTAGGAGGAAAGAAGAAATCTTTATCTGGATCTGGAAAAAAATTGTCTCATACTCATAATCATAATAATAAAAAAAATATTATTATTAATATCAATCCTGAAGAATTAAAACTAAGACTGAATTTTTTGAATCAAAAATCTCAAATTAAAATACTAAAATATAACAGTATTGTACATGCTTCTGTAGAGAGTTATCTTCGTATGGGAAAATATATAGGAAAAATCATTTCATTATCAAATTTTTATTTTCCTATGTTTGAGGAAAAACTTGATAATTATCGTCTTCCAAAAGAATTAAAATATTTAGCGATCATAGAATCGAATTTAAATCCGGTTATTACTTCTAAAGCAGGAGCTCAAGGTATTTGGCAATTTATGCCTGAAACTGGAAAAATATATAATCTTAATATTAATAATATTTATGATGAAAGAAATGATCCTATTAGATCTACAGAAGCAGCTTGCCGATATTTAAAATTTTTATATAAAAAAATAGGAAATTGGGAACTAGTTTTAGCTGCTTATAATGCAGGACCTGGTACAGTAGACAAAATACTACAACGTCATAAAAATAAAAAAGATTTTTGGAAATTATGGGAATTTTTTCCGAAAGAAACTCAAAATTATATTCCAAAATTTATTGCCATCAATTATGTAATGAATTATTATAAAGAACATAATATTTCTATACATTATCCCTATCCTTACAAATATAAATATAAAGAAACTATATTAATTCCTATAAAAGAAAAAATTTCATTGAAATTTTTTGCTCACAAAGCAAATATTGCTTATCAAGATTTGATTTTTCTCAATCCAAAATATCTTGTAGACCTTATTCCTCCAGGTAATAAATTAAGAATTCCAAAAAATAAGATTTTTTTATTCAAAAATAAAGAGGGATTTTTTTTAAAAAATATAGAAATTAATTTTACAGATCGTGTATTATGA
- a CDS encoding dUTP diphosphatase, whose protein sequence is MYKRIYQFPFSLIANIKKSISFNFLERKLISTGIFIKKSENNIFFLKKKLIEPICIIHITKNKKYTSYKEISIIVINVFLKKIIIQPNEKLGILDIVKNVKIKWEKSSILNSSVRGSNSFGSTGI, encoded by the coding sequence ATGTATAAAAGAATATATCAATTTCCTTTTTCTTTAATCGCTAATATAAAAAAATCGATTTCCTTTAATTTTTTGGAAAGAAAATTGATTTCAACCGGAATTTTTATTAAAAAATCGGAAAATAATATATTTTTTTTAAAAAAAAAATTAATAGAACCAATTTGTATCATTCACATCACAAAAAATAAAAAATATACTTCATACAAAGAAATTAGTATAATTGTCATAAACGTTTTTTTAAAAAAAATAATAATTCAACCTAATGAAAAATTAGGAATATTAGACATAGTTAAAAATGTTAAAATAAAATGGGAAAAATCTTCTATTCTCAATTCAAGTGTAAGAGGAAGTAATAGTTTTGGAAGTACTGGAATATAA
- the tsaD gene encoding tRNA (adenosine(37)-N6)-threonylcarbamoyltransferase complex transferase subunit TsaD, which translates to MKKKPIIIGIETSCDDTGVSIIQDKNVLSNIIIPQKIHKKYGGVVPELASRLHDKNITKAVQKAIVSAKINKNQIDAISFTLGPGLIGSLLVGASFAKSFSMGLGIPLLTVNHIQAHILSHFIKNANINNSYPKFPFLGLVMSGGHTQIIEVNDFFKMKILGSTLDDSVGETLDKIAIILGFHYPGGPMIEFFSKNGNNEKFIFSKPIVNGLNFSFSGFKSDVLQFIKKKLKKNTFFVKQNLSDICASIQKITAEILLEKVQKAILKTDIFRIVLAGGVSANSEIRRIFISFAKKNKKYEIFIPKKKYTTDNGAMIAITGLLKYERNLFDSIHVSSYSKFKTF; encoded by the coding sequence ATGAAAAAAAAACCAATAATTATTGGAATAGAAACATCATGTGATGATACAGGAGTTTCTATTATTCAAGATAAAAATGTGTTATCTAACATTATTATTCCTCAAAAAATTCATAAAAAATATGGAGGAGTGGTCCCAGAATTAGCTTCAAGATTACATGATAAAAATATTACAAAAGCAGTTCAAAAAGCTATTGTTTCAGCAAAAATTAATAAAAATCAAATTGATGCTATATCTTTTACTTTAGGTCCAGGATTAATTGGTTCTTTATTAGTTGGGGCTTCTTTTGCTAAATCATTTTCCATGGGATTAGGAATTCCATTATTAACTGTAAATCATATACAAGCTCATATCCTTTCTCATTTTATAAAAAATGCAAATATCAATAATTCTTACCCAAAATTTCCGTTTTTAGGTTTAGTTATGAGTGGAGGCCATACTCAAATTATTGAGGTAAATGATTTTTTTAAAATGAAAATATTAGGTTCTACTCTAGATGATTCTGTAGGAGAAACTTTAGATAAAATAGCTATAATATTGGGATTTCATTATCCTGGTGGACCTATGATTGAGTTTTTTTCTAAAAATGGAAATAACGAAAAATTCATTTTCTCAAAACCTATAGTGAATGGACTGAATTTCAGTTTTAGTGGATTTAAAAGCGATGTTTTACAATTTATAAAAAAAAAATTAAAAAAAAATACATTTTTTGTAAAACAAAATCTGTCTGATATTTGTGCTTCCATACAAAAAATTACAGCAGAAATTCTTTTAGAAAAAGTGCAAAAAGCTATTTTAAAAACTGATATTTTTAGAATAGTTTTAGCTGGAGGAGTTTCCGCTAATTCTGAAATTAGAAGAATATTTATATCTTTTGCAAAAAAAAATAAAAAATATGAAATTTTTATTCCTAAAAAAAAATATACTACCGATAATGGAGCCATGATAGCCATTACAGGATTACTAAAATATGAAAGAAATTTATTTGATTCTATTCATGTATCCTCATATTCAAAATTTAAAACATTTTAA
- a CDS encoding sugar phosphate nucleotidyltransferase, translating into MKIIIPMAGKGSRLFPHTLNTPKPLMYVAGKTILRRLLESLQKLIQIFSIQEIVFIIGNFVNKNNIEKQLVKLSHDMNVHPVIYNQIIPLGTADALLKAENSLTGEPIIVAFSDSLFYHNSFDKEITHKIDNIIWTKKVKNPHLFGIVKCNSSEMITHFIEKPNNYVSNLAIVGFYYFKNSFLLKKELQYILNHNIKNEEEYQLTSALENMRRKGEKFISKKVNEWMDFGDQEKIISSNSKILSIESKNSELIHKKVIIKNSLIIKPCSIEENTNIENSIVGPYVSIGKYTKVKNSNIKNSLIQNYTKIQYANLNHSIIGNHSIYVGEKTKKVSLGDYSIFK; encoded by the coding sequence ATGAAAATTATAATCCCTATGGCAGGAAAAGGATCACGTCTTTTTCCACATACTTTAAATACACCTAAACCATTGATGTATGTTGCAGGAAAAACAATCTTGAGAAGATTGTTAGAAAGTTTACAAAAACTTATTCAAATTTTTTCCATACAAGAAATAGTCTTTATTATAGGAAATTTTGTAAATAAAAATAATATTGAAAAACAATTAGTAAAATTATCCCATGACATGAATGTTCATCCTGTAATATATAATCAAATTATTCCTCTTGGAACTGCTGACGCATTGTTAAAAGCTGAAAATTCTTTAACAGGAGAACCTATTATTGTTGCCTTTTCTGATTCTTTATTTTATCATAATTCTTTTGATAAAGAAATTACTCATAAAATAGATAACATTATATGGACAAAAAAAGTTAAAAATCCTCATTTATTTGGTATTGTAAAATGTAATTCTTCAGAAATGATTACTCATTTTATAGAAAAACCCAATAATTATGTATCAAATCTTGCAATTGTGGGATTTTATTATTTTAAAAATAGTTTTCTTTTAAAAAAAGAATTACAATACATATTAAATCATAATATTAAGAATGAAGAAGAATATCAATTAACATCTGCTTTAGAAAATATGAGGAGAAAAGGAGAAAAATTCATTAGTAAAAAAGTGAATGAATGGATGGATTTTGGAGATCAAGAAAAAATTATTTCTTCAAATTCAAAAATATTATCCATTGAATCAAAAAATTCAGAATTAATTCATAAAAAAGTTATTATAAAAAATAGTTTGATTATAAAACCTTGTTCAATTGAAGAAAATACAAATATTGAAAATAGTATTGTAGGTCCTTATGTTTCAATAGGAAAATATACAAAAGTAAAAAATAGTAATATAAAAAATTCTTTAATTCAAAATTATACAAAAATTCAATATGCAAACTTGAATCATTCAATAATAGGAAATCATTCTATTTATGTTGGAGAAAAAACAAAAAAAGTAAGTTTAGGTGATTATTCTATTTTCAAATAA
- the recA gene encoding recombinase RecA, giving the protein MNEKIEQKKKSLQLVLEKMDKIYGKGTVMQMGDSHIENLEILSSGSLSLDIALGIKGFPKGRIIEIFGPESSGKTTLALHAINQSQKLGGFASFIDAEHAFDRIYAKKIGVNIKELIISQPDNGEQALEIVDNLIRSGIIDIIVVDSVAALTPKSEIEGEMGDSKIGLQARLMSQALRKLTSSIGKSKSILIFINQLREKIGVYGNPEVTTGGNALKFYSSIRLDIRKGNQIKNGEKILGNRTKVKVVKNKLSSPFRIAEFDLMYGEGISKIGEILDIGVDLGIIKKNASWFSYRDIKLGQGRDSVKEFLKNKENIINEIQKNIYKNI; this is encoded by the coding sequence ATGAACGAAAAGATTGAACAAAAAAAAAAATCCTTACAACTTGTTTTGGAAAAAATGGATAAAATATATGGAAAAGGAACTGTTATGCAAATGGGAGATTCTCATATAGAGAATTTAGAAATTCTATCTTCTGGATCTTTAAGTTTAGATATTGCTTTAGGAATTAAAGGGTTTCCAAAAGGTCGGATTATTGAAATATTTGGCCCCGAATCTTCTGGAAAGACGACTTTGGCTTTACATGCCATAAATCAATCTCAGAAATTAGGAGGTTTTGCTAGTTTTATTGATGCAGAACATGCTTTTGATCGTATTTATGCTAAGAAGATAGGAGTTAATATAAAAGAGTTAATAATATCTCAACCGGATAATGGAGAACAAGCTCTTGAAATAGTAGATAATTTAATTAGATCTGGAATTATTGATATAATAGTTGTTGATTCTGTAGCTGCTTTAACCCCTAAAAGTGAAATAGAAGGAGAGATGGGGGATTCTAAAATCGGATTACAAGCAAGATTAATGTCTCAAGCTTTGAGAAAGCTAACTTCTAGTATAGGTAAATCTAAAAGTATACTAATATTTATTAATCAATTAAGAGAAAAAATAGGAGTTTATGGGAATCCAGAAGTGACAACAGGAGGAAATGCTTTAAAGTTTTATTCCTCAATACGATTAGATATTCGAAAAGGAAATCAAATAAAAAACGGGGAAAAAATATTAGGAAATAGAACAAAAGTAAAAGTAGTAAAAAATAAATTATCTTCTCCTTTTAGAATCGCTGAATTTGATCTCATGTATGGAGAAGGTATTTCAAAGATTGGGGAAATTTTGGATATAGGTGTTGATTTAGGAATTATTAAAAAGAATGCGTCTTGGTTTAGCTATAGAGATATTAAATTAGGCCAGGGAAGAGATTCTGTAAAAGAATTTCTAAAAAATAAAGAAAATATTATAAATGAAATACAAAAAAATATATACAAGAATATATGA
- the clpP gene encoding ATP-dependent Clp endopeptidase proteolytic subunit ClpP — protein MYYHRKSEEFMQYAIKHKGISSLKIHEYIKFMTPYIVEERKLNVAQMDVFSRLMMDRVIFLGTPIEDQVANIVQAQLLFLQSVDSMKDIQIYINSPGGDVYAGLGIYDTMQIVEPDVATICTGMAASMAAVLLCSGVKNKRSALKHSRIMIHQPIGGTQGPASDIEITVREILKLKKELYEIISKHSGLPIEKIEKDSDRDYWMTSVDAKKYGMIDEILEGKK, from the coding sequence ATGTACTATCATAGAAAATCAGAAGAGTTTATGCAGTATGCCATAAAACATAAGGGAATTAGTAGTTTAAAAATTCATGAATATATTAAGTTTATGACCCCTTATATTGTTGAAGAAAGAAAATTAAATGTAGCTCAAATGGATGTTTTTTCTCGTTTAATGATGGATCGAGTTATTTTTTTAGGAACTCCAATAGAAGATCAAGTAGCTAACATAGTACAAGCTCAGTTATTATTTTTGCAATCTGTAGATTCTATGAAGGATATTCAAATATATATTAATTCTCCAGGAGGAGATGTTTATGCTGGATTAGGGATATATGATACAATGCAAATTGTAGAACCGGATGTTGCAACTATTTGTACTGGAATGGCTGCATCTATGGCTGCTGTATTACTTTGTTCAGGTGTAAAAAATAAAAGATCTGCATTAAAACACTCTAGAATTATGATTCATCAACCTATAGGAGGAACACAAGGTCCAGCTTCAGATATTGAGATAACAGTTCGTGAAATTTTAAAGTTAAAAAAAGAATTGTATGAAATTATATCAAAACATTCAGGTTTACCTATTGAGAAAATAGAAAAAGATTCGGACAGAGATTACTGGATGACATCTGTAGATGCTAAAAAATACGGAATGATAGATGAAATATTAGAAGGAAAAAAATGA
- a CDS encoding lipopolysaccharide biosynthesis protein produces MILYRKLAIQTIIYSIGFIFPRIINYIFLKFFTLFFKREEFSLYTDMYALSFIVIGFLSFGLENTYFRFLYKKNYNKEIVFSTGVIIQLLISSFFLIISISLIRYLSSIAGYHNHPEYFLMFFLIIFFDTICILPMAWLRANDKPLQYSAINIVNVLIQLFIIMYLFFCSNNFFCKKTYFFFIFQWISSFTDKIGYIFFSNMIASLSNLFLVLPIILKQVTIKKFNKILAINMVNYSVPIMLGTIAFSINENLDKILIKRWISDEINGSYSACYKIASFMSLYIRIFRLGIEPFFFKKSKDSDAIYYYEEITYIFVLFGLIFYVLACGNIHVLMKFLMDKKYHLAIPIIPIIMMGNLFLGVYTNLSIFYKIIDKPIIGTYISLIGLLITFLFNAIFIYDNSFMIPAWGTFTSYGVMLIVLYIWGKKNFIKFCNKKIRNIIIHFLFALFIVFMTKKEMRLGIFFQISYLIIIFLLEKKRFINLMK; encoded by the coding sequence TTGATTTTGTACAGAAAATTAGCAATACAAACAATTATCTACTCTATAGGATTCATTTTTCCCAGAATCATTAATTATATTTTTTTAAAATTTTTTACTCTTTTTTTTAAAAGAGAAGAATTTTCGCTTTATACAGATATGTATGCCCTGTCTTTTATAGTTATAGGATTTCTTTCTTTTGGATTAGAAAATACTTATTTTAGGTTTTTATATAAAAAAAATTATAATAAAGAAATTGTTTTTTCCACAGGAGTAATAATACAATTGTTAATCAGTTCTTTTTTTTTAATAATCTCTATAAGTTTAATAAGATATTTATCTTCTATTGCTGGATATCATAATCATCCAGAATATTTTCTCATGTTTTTTTTAATTATATTCTTTGATACAATTTGTATTCTTCCTATGGCTTGGCTTCGTGCAAATGATAAACCTTTACAATATTCTGCTATAAATATTGTCAATGTATTGATCCAATTATTTATAATAATGTATTTATTTTTTTGTTCTAATAATTTTTTTTGTAAAAAAACTTATTTTTTTTTCATTTTTCAATGGATTAGTTCTTTCACTGATAAAATTGGTTATATATTTTTTTCAAACATGATTGCTTCTTTAAGCAATTTATTTTTAGTGCTTCCTATTATTTTAAAACAAGTGACTATAAAAAAATTTAATAAAATTCTTGCCATAAACATGGTTAATTATAGTGTTCCTATTATGTTAGGGACTATCGCTTTTTCTATTAATGAAAATTTGGATAAAATTTTAATCAAGAGATGGATTTCAGACGAAATTAATGGATCTTATTCTGCTTGTTATAAAATAGCTTCTTTTATGAGTCTTTATATAAGAATTTTTAGATTAGGAATTGAACCTTTTTTTTTTAAAAAATCTAAAGATTCCGATGCAATATATTATTACGAAGAAATCACTTATATATTTGTTTTATTTGGGTTAATTTTTTATGTATTAGCATGTGGAAATATACATGTGCTTATGAAATTTTTAATGGATAAAAAATATCATCTAGCCATTCCTATTATTCCTATAATAATGATGGGAAATCTATTTTTGGGAGTTTATACAAATTTATCCATTTTTTATAAAATTATAGATAAACCTATTATTGGAACTTATATATCTTTAATTGGGTTATTGATCACTTTTTTATTTAATGCTATTTTTATTTATGATAATAGTTTTATGATTCCTGCTTGGGGGACTTTTACCTCTTATGGAGTTATGCTTATAGTTTTATACATTTGGGGGAAAAAAAATTTTATTAAATTTTGTAATAAAAAAATAAGAAATATTATCATACATTTTTTATTTGCACTTTTTATCGTTTTTATGACAAAAAAAGAAATGAGATTAGGCATATTTTTTCAAATATCATATTTAATAATTATTTTTTTATTGGAAAAAAAAAGATTTATTAATTTAATGAAATAA
- a CDS encoding Sec-independent protein translocase subunit TatA/TatB, producing MDFIYIYIPLGTFGTTEIVVIVILALLLFGGKKIPELMRGLGTGLKEFKKASEEKDSESEKE from the coding sequence ATGGATTTTATTTATATTTATATACCACTTGGTACTTTTGGCACTACAGAAATCGTGGTCATTGTTATTCTTGCTCTTTTATTATTTGGAGGTAAAAAAATTCCAGAATTAATGAGGGGATTGGGTACTGGATTAAAGGAATTTAAAAAAGCTTCTGAAGAAAAAGATTCAGAATCTGAAAAAGAATAA